From one Pseudomonas fluorescens genomic stretch:
- the lptG gene encoding LPS export ABC transporter permease LptG produces MVKLDNYIGKSVLMAILAVLGIILGLASLFAFIDEMGDITDTYTLMDAGNFVLLTAPRRLYDMLPMAALIGCLIGLGSLASSSELTIMRAAGVSIGRIVWAVMKPMLVLMLAGILIGEYLAPVTENKAQADRSLAQGGGEAQSSKRGMWHRQGDEFVHINSVQPNGLLYGVTRYRFDSERHMQTSSFARRAQYKEDHWLLNDVTTTYLRGDHTEVVKTPEERWDVSVTPQLLNTVVVAPESLSITGLWDYIHYLSDQGLNNARYWLAFWTKVLQPMVTAALVLMAISFIFGPLRSVTLGQRVFTGVLVGFVFRIAQDLLGPSSQVFGFPPLLAVVLPAAICALAGLWLLRRAG; encoded by the coding sequence ATGGTTAAGCTCGACAACTACATCGGCAAAAGCGTGCTGATGGCGATCCTCGCCGTTTTGGGGATTATCCTGGGCCTGGCATCGTTGTTCGCCTTCATCGACGAGATGGGCGATATCACCGATACCTACACACTGATGGACGCGGGCAACTTCGTCTTGCTCACCGCGCCGCGGCGCCTCTACGACATGCTGCCGATGGCCGCGCTGATTGGCTGTCTGATCGGCCTGGGCAGCCTGGCCAGCAGTAGCGAACTGACCATCATGCGCGCCGCCGGCGTGTCGATTGGGCGGATCGTCTGGGCTGTCATGAAGCCGATGCTGGTGCTGATGCTGGCCGGTATCCTGATTGGCGAGTACCTGGCCCCGGTGACCGAGAACAAGGCCCAGGCCGACCGTTCCCTGGCCCAGGGCGGCGGTGAGGCGCAAAGCTCCAAGCGCGGCATGTGGCACCGTCAGGGCGACGAGTTCGTGCACATCAACTCGGTGCAGCCCAACGGCCTGCTGTACGGCGTGACCCGCTATCGTTTCGACAGCGAGCGGCACATGCAGACGTCCAGCTTTGCCCGCCGCGCCCAGTACAAGGAAGACCACTGGCTGCTCAACGACGTGACCACCACGTATTTGCGTGGCGACCACACTGAAGTGGTCAAAACCCCTGAGGAGCGCTGGGATGTTTCCGTCACCCCGCAATTGCTCAATACCGTGGTGGTAGCGCCTGAGTCGCTGTCGATCACTGGCCTCTGGGACTACATCCACTACCTGTCCGACCAGGGCCTGAACAACGCCCGTTACTGGCTGGCGTTCTGGACCAAGGTGTTGCAGCCGATGGTTACCGCCGCGCTGGTGCTGATGGCCATCTCCTTCATCTTCGGCCCGCTGCGCTCGGTCACCCTCGGTCAGCGGGTGTTTACCGGTGTACTGGTAGGCTTCGTGTTCCGCATTGCCCAGGACTTGCTTGGGCCTTCGAGCCAGGTGTTCGGCTTCCCGCCGTTGCTGGCGGTGGTGCTGCCGGCGGCGATCTGTGCGCTGGCCGGGTTGTGGTTGTTGCGACGGGCGGGTTAG
- the lptF gene encoding LPS export ABC transporter permease LptF, with translation MIVFRYLSREVLVTLSAVSAVLLVIIMSGRFIKYLAQAAQGVLDPSVLFLIMGYRLPGFLQLILPLGLFLGILLAYGRLYLESEMTVLSATGMSQQRLLGMTMAPAALVALLVAWLSLSLAPQGVTQVAQIINQQDALTEFDTLVPGRFQTLRDGSRVTYTEELSEDRVNLGGVFISEKRFNQDKTKDRGPSVLVAEKGHQQVNPDGNRYLILENGYRYDGNPGQADYRAIKYDTYGVLLPKPEVSEEITEREAIPTSQLLGSDGLRERAELQWRLSLPLLVFIVTLLAVPLSRVNPRQGRFLKLLPAILLYMAYLTMLIAVRGALEKGKLPIGLGIWWVHGLFLLIGLGLMYWEPLRLKRAARRAEVAHG, from the coding sequence TTGATCGTCTTTCGTTATCTGTCCCGCGAGGTCCTGGTGACCTTGAGTGCCGTCAGCGCCGTGCTGTTGGTCATCATCATGAGTGGGCGCTTCATCAAGTACCTGGCCCAGGCGGCCCAGGGCGTGCTCGATCCGAGCGTGCTGTTCCTGATCATGGGTTATCGCCTGCCGGGGTTCCTGCAGTTGATCCTGCCGTTGGGCCTGTTCCTCGGTATCCTGCTGGCCTACGGCCGGCTGTACCTGGAAAGCGAGATGACCGTGCTCTCGGCCACCGGCATGAGCCAGCAGCGCCTGCTCGGCATGACCATGGCCCCGGCGGCACTGGTGGCCTTGCTGGTCGCCTGGCTGAGCCTGAGCCTGGCACCCCAGGGCGTTACCCAGGTAGCGCAGATCATCAATCAGCAGGATGCCCTGACCGAGTTCGACACCCTGGTGCCGGGCCGCTTCCAGACCCTGCGCGATGGTTCGCGGGTGACCTACACCGAAGAGCTGTCGGAAGACCGGGTCAACCTCGGCGGCGTGTTCATTTCCGAGAAGCGCTTCAACCAGGACAAGACCAAGGACCGCGGACCGTCGGTACTGGTAGCGGAAAAAGGCCATCAGCAGGTCAACCCCGATGGCAACCGCTACCTGATCCTGGAAAACGGCTACCGCTATGACGGCAACCCTGGCCAGGCCGACTACCGCGCGATCAAGTACGACACCTACGGCGTGCTGCTGCCCAAGCCTGAAGTCAGCGAGGAAATCACCGAGCGTGAGGCCATCCCGACTTCGCAACTCTTGGGCAGTGACGGCCTGCGCGAACGTGCCGAGCTGCAATGGCGGCTGTCGTTGCCGCTGCTGGTATTCATCGTGACGTTGCTGGCGGTGCCGCTGTCGCGGGTCAACCCGCGCCAGGGCCGTTTCCTCAAGCTGCTGCCGGCGATTCTTCTGTATATGGCGTACCTGACAATGCTGATTGCCGTGCGTGGCGCCCTGGAGAAAGGCAAGCTGCCGATCGGCCTGGGCATCTGGTGGGTCCATGGCCTGTTCCTGTTGATTGGCCTGGGGCTGATGTACTGGGAGCCGTTGCGCCTCAAACGCGCCGCTCGCCGTGCGGAGGTGGCCCATGGTTAA
- a CDS encoding leucyl aminopeptidase encodes MELVVKSVAAASLKTATLVLPVAEGGKLGAIAKVIDEATGGALAGVLKRGDLAGKVGQTLLLHSLPNLKAERVLLVGTGKDAELGDRSWRKVIASVLAVLKGLNGSDAALALDDVAVAGRDAFYGKTRLLAETLLDGQYVFDQFKSKKAEPRALKKITLLSAKAGASDVERAVKHAVAIANGMGFTRDLGNLPPNVCHPSYLAEQAKALGKEFKGLKVEVLDEKKIKDLGMGAFYAVGQGSDQPPRLIVLNYQGGKKSEKPFVLVGKGITFDTGGISLKPGAGMDEMKFDMGGAASVFGTLRAVLELQLPINLVCLLACAENMPSGGATRPGDIVTTMSGQTVEILNTDAEGRLVLCDTLTYAERFKPQAVIDIATLTGACIVALGSHTSGLMGNNDDLVGQLLDAGKRADDRAWQLPLFDEYQEQLDSPFADIANIGGPKAGTITAGCFLSRFAKAYNWAHLDIAGTAWISGGKDKGATGRPVPLLTQYLLDRANA; translated from the coding sequence ATGGAACTGGTTGTAAAAAGCGTAGCCGCAGCATCCTTGAAAACCGCCACCCTGGTCCTGCCTGTGGCTGAAGGCGGCAAGCTCGGCGCCATCGCCAAGGTCATTGACGAAGCCACCGGCGGTGCCCTGGCCGGCGTGCTCAAGCGTGGCGACCTGGCCGGCAAGGTCGGTCAGACCCTGCTGCTGCACAGCCTGCCGAACCTCAAGGCCGAGCGCGTGCTGCTGGTCGGTACCGGCAAGGATGCAGAGCTGGGTGATCGCAGCTGGCGCAAGGTCATTGCCAGTGTGCTGGCAGTGCTCAAAGGCCTGAACGGCAGCGATGCGGCACTGGCCCTGGACGACGTCGCCGTCGCCGGCCGCGATGCCTTTTATGGCAAGACTCGCCTGCTGGCCGAAACCCTGCTCGATGGCCAGTACGTTTTCGACCAGTTCAAGAGCAAGAAGGCCGAACCCCGCGCCCTGAAGAAAATTACCCTGCTCAGCGCCAAGGCCGGCGCCAGCGACGTCGAGCGCGCGGTCAAGCACGCTGTCGCCATCGCCAACGGCATGGGTTTCACCCGCGACCTGGGCAACCTGCCACCGAACGTCTGCCACCCGAGCTACCTGGCCGAACAGGCCAAGGCCCTGGGCAAGGAATTCAAAGGCCTCAAGGTCGAGGTGCTGGACGAGAAGAAGATCAAGGACCTGGGCATGGGTGCCTTCTACGCCGTCGGCCAGGGCAGCGACCAGCCGCCACGCCTGATCGTGCTCAACTACCAGGGCGGCAAAAAGAGCGAGAAGCCTTTCGTACTGGTGGGCAAAGGCATCACCTTCGACACCGGCGGCATCAGCCTCAAGCCCGGCGCCGGCATGGATGAAATGAAGTTCGACATGGGCGGTGCCGCCAGCGTCTTCGGTACCCTGCGCGCTGTGCTCGAACTGCAACTGCCGATCAACCTGGTGTGCCTGCTGGCCTGCGCCGAAAACATGCCAAGCGGCGGCGCCACCCGCCCGGGCGACATCGTCACGACCATGAGCGGGCAGACCGTCGAAATCCTCAACACCGACGCCGAAGGCCGTCTGGTGCTGTGCGATACCCTGACCTACGCCGAGCGTTTCAAACCGCAGGCGGTAATCGACATTGCCACCCTGACCGGCGCCTGCATCGTCGCCCTGGGCAGCCACACCTCGGGCCTGATGGGCAACAACGACGACCTGGTCGGGCAATTGCTCGATGCCGGCAAGCGCGCCGACGACCGCGCCTGGCAGCTGCCGCTGTTCGACGAGTACCAGGAACAGCTCGACAGCCCGTTCGCCGACATTGCCAACATCGGCGGGCCGAAAGCCGGCACCATCACCGCCGGTTGCTTCCTGTCGCGCTTTGCCAAGGCCTACAACTGGGCTCACCTGGACATCGCCGGCACCGCCTGGATCAGCGGCGGCAAGGACAAGGGCGCTACTGGCCGCCCGGTCCCGCTGCTGACCCAGTATCTGCTCGATCGCGCCAACGCCTGA
- a CDS encoding DNA polymerase III subunit chi — protein MTKVDFYILPSAAPSARLDFACKLCDKAWRLGHRVYLHCSDAAQRDELDARLWAFKGEAFVPHSPAEDHPQGSVALGLGDDAGNHQDLLINLDLKVPPFAARFARIAEIVVEEPAIRQAARESFRFYREQGYALQDHRLQRL, from the coding sequence ATGACCAAAGTCGATTTCTACATTTTGCCCAGCGCCGCGCCCTCGGCGCGCCTGGATTTCGCCTGCAAGCTGTGCGACAAGGCTTGGCGCCTGGGGCATCGGGTGTACCTGCATTGCAGCGACGCCGCCCAGCGCGACGAACTGGATGCGCGCCTGTGGGCGTTCAAGGGCGAAGCCTTCGTGCCCCACAGCCCGGCTGAAGACCACCCGCAGGGCAGCGTGGCCCTGGGCCTTGGCGATGACGCCGGCAATCATCAGGACCTGTTGATCAACCTTGACCTCAAAGTCCCCCCTTTCGCCGCCCGCTTCGCCCGGATCGCCGAGATCGTGGTCGAAGAACCGGCAATTCGTCAGGCGGCCCGAGAGAGTTTCCGTTTCTACCGCGAACAGGGCTATGCTCTGCAAGATCACCGCTTACAGCGACTCTGA